From the Musa acuminata AAA Group cultivar baxijiao chromosome BXJ3-1, Cavendish_Baxijiao_AAA, whole genome shotgun sequence genome, the window TTCTCTGAGACTGACATCTCTGTTCTCTCTTGATCCACAAAATGCTCCACTAATCTTTGCATCAGATCGATATCGTACAACGCGTCGCTCTCGCGATCGGAAGAAAGGAGCAGGTCAGGCAGGTTGGCCTGCTCCAGCTGCATTCCGACGCGCTTCTCCAGCTCCATGATCGCTGCAGGTTCCACCTGCAGCGTTTTCGCCGTTCGAAGAAGCTGGAGCAGAAAGGTACAAGGGACGCAATTCTTGGTAGCAGGAATCATGGCGACTAGGCTCTCGACAATGAGCCGTCGATCTCGACTTTGAGCATTTGGATTGCcatcagcaacagttgttgctctTTTGCAGAGGTCAGGGAGGCAAGTTGAAGCGTAGTTCATGATCGCTGCGCCGATCAAGTCCGACCTCATGCCTTTAAGTTCCATGGCGGTCACGACCTTCGCAAAGTGATCAGCTCTCAGTGTCGATACGTCTTCGAACCACCAGTgtatgggagcttgccgaagatcgCTTCTTGGGCTTCTCTCCTCAGAGCTGCTGCTCCACGTTGAGCTGCTTCTCTTCATCTCCTTCGGCCTGGCACAAGCTTTCCATGCGATGGACTCGCTGCACCGCCGCACTATCTGCAGGTTCTCAGCCCATGGAGACAGGCTCTCGCAGCTCTTGAGGACCGCAACCGCGTTCTTCCAGGACGAGAACACCACGTAGCTGAGGAAAGCTTCTGTCTTCACCGCCAAGTTCCCCTCCTGCAGGTCCTCCGTCATGTCCAAGTACTCCGACGCGCACCGTAGGCCGGCGATGTTCGAAGGCGTCAGATCGATGGCGAAGCCGTAGCAGAACTTTGCAGCCAGCGTGAACGCGTCAGGGCCACCGGGGATGTCATCAAGCTCGATCATTCTCAACTCCGAGCCTCCTGAAGAATCCTCTATGATCCCTTTCACCGTTCCGCTCCTCGAGACCATAGGATtcttgaaatgaaaacaagaagcaCAGTGCAAGTCAAGATCTTGAGGATCAACAAAACAGTAGGTTTGTGTGAAGCATCACAAACCTGATGCAGATGGAAATTGGTGCCTCCCACCCTAATAAGCAGATCGCTGGGGTTGTCATCGGTGACATACCTGAAGCTGCAATACATTAGCTTTCCTGCCATCACGGAAAACAGTATGCTTATGAGGTAGGAATACATACCAGGAGTTATCTATTAGAAAGAATCCATCCATCTTGAGATCATCAACCTCGTCGCAGTCGAAGGATTCTTCATAGGAAGCTCTGTCTTCACTGCATGACTCAACTTTGGGATCCCACATTGTAAATGTGCAAAGGAATTGCACCAGTATAGGAAAAATGGAACTAGAGAGAATCTAGTTTGATTAAAGGACATGAAGCACTTGCAGCTGTTTGTGATAGGAAATGAGTTCCAAGCAATCTGGTATTCATCTTAGTAGCTGTGAGATGCAGTTGATGAAACTGTAGAGCAACTAAACACAAGGATCACATGCTGTGGAGGCAAACGCAGTTATGATGCTGGGGAGGAAGAAGACATGGGAGCAGATGCAGAGGAAGAGTGAGGAAGACAGAATTAATTGTAGATTTCTGGGTCCATATTAATATAAGGGAATTAGGAAACAATCACATGGGCTGTAGCTGTAGGGTCGTCATATCTCATGACCTCACAGGCTGCAGGATCATGGGATGCTTCTGATCCCTCTCTTCTTGCACTTAATGTTTCACTTGTTGTATTTGTTTggaggaaggcttgatgatatataTGCTGTCATCCACTGTAGGATCATTGTTTGTTTCTGCTGCAGACCAGTCTCTTTCTCATGCTATATCCAGTCTGCAACCAATCATTTGCTGGCATATATGGTGAATGAACAAGgtatttcttctctctcttccctcCATCTATCTCACACTTGATCCATAATGCAAGAGCACAACACCCTTGGATACCGATTGATCAAGGGATCTGCCATGAATGGTGGCACTGTGAGAAGGGTGCAGCCCAGCCCATGCATTGCAACTTGGTCAGACAGAGATGCTCTGCCCAAAGGATGGCGACTCATGTTTCCTCCAAGTGGGCACCGTCATCCCCACCAAAGCATGGGCTGCAAATAATGGGAGAAAGCTTCTCCCTTGTCCCCTGTTCAGTCGATATACTGCCAAGTTTGATTGGTTTGCAGACACATTCCCCTTGTGTGGATCAACGGTTCAATCTCACTCGACATACGGTAAGTACCCTCAGTCCCTGTCTAAGATTCCAGTAATGGCCTTCGAACAAAGAAACAGAATTCATCATCTGGAAAGAGGAAGAGCATTACAGTAAGAGAGATCAATGTGATTTCTCTTTCAACTTTGGCGAGGATCAGAGAATCCAACCATGAGATGGGCTCCAAGTTCAAGAGACAGCTATTTTACTGCTGCTCAAATCTTTGACAGCTAAAAACAAGATGGATATGCAAGTCTACTGATCCGACACTAAATTATTGACTCTGATCTTGACCTGAAGCAGCAGCTGCTAGTCATCTCACGTGTTATACATGGAAAATTAGGATTGACCTACTCATCGGGAAGAGCATCGAGCAAGTTTGCTCTGTTTCGGGTTCTTACCACGACTCTGTGATCTCATGCATTTACACTACTTTTTCTCTTCTTGTCTATGGAGTACCTCATTCTGTGATCTCAAATACATTACACTACATGTCATGCAAAATGGAATCCGAGCCACTGACACCAATGAGCTGCTGCAACGAGACCTAAAAGCAATGGAGTAATGAAGCGTGGTCTGACACCATGCGGTTCATGAGCCTTACACTCCATGTGATCCAGCTGAAACGAAGTAAACTGGAACAAGAGGGAAGGAGGGTTGACTTTCTAGGAACAAGTGCAGCATGCTCACTTATCACATGATCCCTGGTTATCAATCAGGGATAGCTTTCCACCATTTCTAACAGTTCCAGATGTTGTGTGTTCTTAACGCAGTTgaagaacaagaaagaagtagtagAAAAGTCGAAACAGAGGTGAGGTATTATTATTCCATGAGGAGGATGAAGAAGAGAGCATCTTTTTTTGGCAGTTTCAGATTTCAGTGTGCTGCTTTGACCTTGCTATTGTAACTCATGTGGATTCTTGAAGCAAGCAATCGTGCTAAAGGAAGGATCTGGACGACGATCTTGGAGTGTGCACACATCTCTTAAACCACCTTCTGATCAAAATGCCAGTAATTTATGAGTTGCCTGCCACAGAATTAGATGTGGAGGGTTTGACCTTTTGCCCATGTGTGTGTGAAGAGCATCAACAAAGGGAACTTGGAATTAGGCTTTCCAGCATTGAAGGCAAGAGGACGTACGTACACACTCATCTGTTTCTTGCTCGCATGACGAATCCGCTGAGCTCTCACCACAGTAGCTCTTGCGTCTTATTGCATCTTCTACCCAATCACCGTTTGAAGCTGAGCGGATTAGCCACACTTGCAATGACCTTCACGTTCTTGAGCTGCTTCCGTGGATGGCTTCTGCAGCTTGTATCTCCTCGTCTCGCCCAGGACTCGCGCGGTCCAGTTGGAGAAGAAGGCCTCGTCGTGTCCCAACTGCTGGTTCTTGAGGAAGGAGAAGCACGAGGTGGTGAGGCCGGGAGGGCATGGCTCGCCGTGGGGGTCGTTCCATGCGCCCTGGTGCCGCATTCCGGACCAGTCGGCCAACCAGCGGTACACGTACTGGCCAACTCCCGCGAGCTCCAGCCACCCCTTGGGGAAGAACTCCATGACGCTGCTGTTCTTGTCCATGAAGAACATGTTGGTCAGCTGGGCTCCGTGTGGCGACGCCAGGATGTCTGTTCCGCTCATCAGCTTCACCTGGATCGATCAAGACAATGATAGCTGAAGCTGTTCTCTAGTTAACGCGATAACCGGAAGATGCGAGAGAACAGATGCCAACCTGATCGCAAAAGTTTAGATTGTTTGGGTGGGCAATCTTGAGCCTGCAACCTTCCACCTTCGTGCATTCCCTCCGAAAGATGTGGATCACGGCGTCGTCATCCTTGAACGACCTCGCACCCACCCTCAGTAGCAGCGTGAGCCTTATGGCCTTGAGACCATCTTCTTCCATGGTGATGTTACAGTAAGCTCGAGCATTGCACCTCAGCAAGTCGTAGAGCTTCTCCTTCCTCTCCCTGCCCATGGCTCCTTGGTTATGGCGGAACACCACCGCCTGCTCGAAGCAGCTCGGTCCCTCGTCGCTCTTGCGGAACTGCTCGATCTCCATGCTCGGACCGAAGGTGGCCTCCATCAAGGTCCGAATCCACGGGCTCTTTAGGTTTCTTCTTATCTCCCCTTGCTGGTACAGCACCCACCTGGCCGGCATGACGCAGGCCTTCCTCTCGTGCCATGCTACGAAGGGCGCCAACGCTGATATCCCATGGAATATGTTATCGTAGCTGTAGAAGGTGTCCGACACGAAGGTCGGCCCTGAAAGCAGCTTGGCGTTCGGCGGAAGAGCTTCCGCTGGTGCCAAAGCATACGAATTCATGGTGCCGTTGGAAGCGCTACCACCACCCAAGCACAGCAGCTTGCCGTCCATCTCCTTCGATGGGAAGTAGACGTATTCAGCCTCGCCTTTCTCCTTGGTGTCATTTACGGAGCTCATGAACCAAGTGTTGCCTACCATGGCGGTCTCGGCGAATCGAAGGTCCTTGAGGGGGAGGAACGTGACATTGCCCCGTGGCTCCGCTGTCGACCTCTGCCTCAGCTCGAGCTCGCCGATTAGGTTATGAACATGGTGAGCCAGAAGTGGCCATGCGGAGTAGGAGGAGGGGAACGTGAAGGGAGCCGTCGATGTTCTGATCACAGTCTGGATCTGGAGAAGGGTGAGGAAGACGCAGAAGAGGGTGATGAGTAGGTTGATGTAGAATCTGTATGAGTGGTTACAGGAGCGAGGGAAGCTCCTTTGCTCGGAGAAAGATCTGCGGAGGACGTGATCATGAGATGAAGGAGAAGGCATCATGGACGAGCAGAGTTCTCCCCAAATACTAGAACGTACAGAATGGAGACCAAAGATGCAGATTTACCTCTCTCTATATATGGTGTGAGCAACGACGGATTCGGGGTTGACATCGCTCGTCTCTTTAAGATTCCGTCTTGGATTGTGTGGCCGCTGCTGACTTGTAATTACTGCGAGGACAAACGAAGCAAAGGCCACATTGAGATCCTTTGGAATCAAGCAGTCAACCAATGACTTGGAATCACGTCCAACTTCCACGAGCCCATCCCCATCCACGAGAGCTAACGGTGCAACATTAACCACATCTCCTCCAATGTGAGCCGCAATTTAAGTCAACCGGATCGGGGAATGGATTTTGACTTTTTCTAGAAAGGAGCACGACGATTCCTTGGAAAGGAAAAAGAGgcgaggagaaagaaagaagtacAATGAACTCACTCACTTGCGGAATGAGCAACGTTGATCCAATGCATTCCTTCAATATTAACTGGTATTGTGTAgatatatttgattaaaatactaAGTAAGATCAAGAGGGACAAACACAAGATTTGAATTCATGACTTACTTTTGATTgagtcaaaagaaaagaaaaagattctgTTTCTCGATatacaagaaaaataattaaaaaaggaaaaggacttaatatatttatatgcaatgatatctttttttttttatacatgtTGAATTttctagagaaaaaaaataaaattcaaacatAACCTAAAGATAAGGAAAAATCTTGATGGAGTCTTCATCCTCAATTACCatccaaaataaaatttaatttttttgatattattgttattttgGATCAATCAAAATTTGACACACAATGTCGAATCATCCTAACAATAGAAGCATGGTTGGTCGGGAGTTGAATCCATGTTTATGAGGTGTTAGAGTTTAAATTAACTTAGTGACAATGTGGAGCACACCCCaacattaattttaaatattatattaagaaaaatatgcTATGGCATTGACCTTAAAGGAATTCTATCTTAAAATATTAACATGTTCATctcttatttatacagattaggagaaagaATTTTCCTCGATTTCTCTCaaaagagtagagagatttcctcgtatagttaaagaaatcttatcatATATTAGTAAGCACCATAATTATTTTGCTTTTAGAGTCTGCAAAGATATAATATTGGTTGGGTTTTGTTATAATACAGATTTTAGAGAATCATTGACTTGTACTTATATTTAAAACAGATCCAAATGGGATTTTAGATGTTTGAGAATGCAAATTAGATGTGTTGGCAAGCGTCATGGGATTCAAACAATCTTGATTGATAGTTTGAGTCTTGACACCTTCACTACAGGATTTCTCATATGTACAAGATAAAAGGCTTTGGCTCTGAATAATTAAGAACACATGAGGCCAAGCACTGAAGAGAGGGAACTAAGCAACCATAAGTGGTTGATGAACTACTACTTCTTGCTAGACTGTACATCAATTACCATGGAAGGAGATCAGGAAGACAAGGTGGTGTCCACTTCTCGAGTGTTTGTGAGTTGTTGAGTGGTGTGGCAAAATTGCACTAGAGTTGGTGTGGATGAAATGTGTATTAGGTAAATATGCATGACATGACAGTGCACTTTAGCAGGTCCAAAGGAGCATCTGAGACTtatgattggaaatgatgtgCAGGCACTACTGTAGCAGCAGAAGAAAACCTTGTGACTGATTAAAAGCTTCTGCTAATGGCCTTAATGTTGGATACAGCCTTGCTTCCTTCATTTATGTCTTGCTTGTCATTATCCAAGCTATAATGCAGGGCATAAAATGCAGTAAGGGAGTTACCACACTGCACAGAAAGTTCATTTCTGTCCTGTTGCGTAGTATGGTAGCTCTATCATATTTCCATTCCAGGGGAAGAAATAGGACAGATACATCAACTCACCAGTTTTGGTTTCCTGGATTGATACTTTTTTTTTCTGATGACACATATTCTGTATTTTGAGTTCATTTCTCAAGACTTTTTGTAGTCACCACTGATCCTCAAATGCATTTTTCTTCTAGTTATAAGATGAAAGGCATATACTGAGCTCCTCACAACTCTCAGCAACTTTTTTTCTATGGATTCTTCTGACCTTCCTATCTTCCACCACAAATAATATGAAATCACTAGAAACTATTTCTTCCAAACAATTTGGCTTTTGGCACAAAAAAATTCACACCGATGGCAACCACAACACATCATCTTGGTCTTATGTACAGGTCTCAGGATGAAATCCAAAGAAAGATCTTGTCACCAATACGATACCATGTGGGCTTTGGGTACAATGTACTCTAAAAGCGTTCCATCGCTGAGGAGGTAgcagatgacgacgacgacgacgacgacggcgactCGGTTACCACCGCCTCCTTCTCCTTTGTTCCTTCCTTTATGGGTTCGGACTTCCCCCCTCCTTCTCCAAGAGCAAGGTCAAGGGGAGCTTCGACGGACGGGTAGACCCTCTTGCTCGACCCCTCCACGGCCGTCCCATCCGCTCGCCGCCTCACCGAGAACGTCCGCAGCAGGAATCCCCACCGCCCGCTCCACCCCCGTCGGTACCCCCCGCTCCCGCTTGCCACCCCGCGGACCCGTGGCTCCGCCACACTCGCCGCCCGCCGGAGCCCTGCTGCCGTGAAGATCTCCCTTCTTATGTCCTCCGGAAGCCGCAGCGTGTACCGGTCTACCTCCTCCCCCTCGTGCCCCGTGGAGTGCCACCTCCGGTACCCCACCGACGGCCGGCCCGCTTCCAGATCTCCTTCCTCCATCGCTCCGGACTCCTCCGCAGGCGTGGACTCGCAGGCGGCGGCCGCCGGCTCGGCGAGGTTGGCACGGCAAACAGGGCAGGTGACGTGGGTGTCGAGCCAGATATCGATGCAGTCGACGTGGAACACGTGAGAGCACCTGGGGAGCAACCGGAGGGTGTCTTCGTCGGCGAACTCGGAAAGGCACACAGCGCACTCCAGCGTATCGTTCCCTTTTTTGTGCTCCTTCGCCTCAGAATACGCCATGGTAGGGAACGAAGCGAGCACCTCCGGGTCGATTCCCCGCCGCACGGTGCGACGGGAGACCGCGCCGGACTCCACAACCCCGGAGGGTCGAGTCCCGCTGGAACTGCCGGATCTGCACTGCCGCAGGTAGACGGAGAAGAATCCAAGGAAGAAGAAGCCACAGATGAAGGCGATGATGAGGGCGGCGATAGTGGGGTCGATCTTGACGTTGTAGCCGCTGTAGGGCGTTTGAGAGGCCTGAGCGTCGACACAGCGGGGAGTGACGAGAACCAGAGTGAGCACTAAGAGCGGAAGCGACGCCGTCCCATGGGCGAGTGCTGGGGTCGGGCGGTGGTTTGCCGTCGCCATAGTTGGAATCAGGGAGGTGTTCGATCGGTGGCACCGATGGGGAGCGGCAATAATTATAAGATGCCGGTTTGCCGTGGACGTGAAGTTAGAGGGAGGGAAGTCAATGGTTGAACTTTGACTTTTAATGTAGATCGGCGAACGTATGCGCGCGGTCGTGATGAAAGCCCCACCTCTCACCGTGGACGCGAGTCAGCTATCAAACCAAGGCCCGAGTACAGGAAACACTTCCACCACCTTGCCTTCTATTTGGATTGCTTTGCTTGTTGCGGTGGGTTTTGCTGAACCCTGTTTGGACCGAGGTAACAGAGCGTTTTTGTCTTCGCATGCGGGGGCGGAGACGCAGAGGGAAGAGTCCTGTCGAGTGTGCCAACAAAACAGAGTATGTTTAACGCCACAGCGATCGAAAGATTTGACGGTGACTCGCAACTCCAACCTTCGCATTGATCAAGGAGAAAAATACGAGCCCAAAAATAGGTTTCCTTGCGATATGTACTCATTGACGAGCTTGACACACATTAAAGCATACGTTCCCCTTCCTTGTTGCtctttcgagagagagagagggagagagagaggtttcATTTAATGCATAAGACAGAGGCTTATTTCCTTTATTGCTCTGTTTTAGCTTTCAGAAACTGCTGACATCCTCTGTAGTGTGTGAGAAGCCACAATGTTTTACTCTGTAATTGCAGACCACTTCTGTTGTCTTCCACTATAATTAACATAGCCAGATTGGAAAAGAAGGAGCTTTGTCCTTTACCATGGGCGAGCACCAGTTTCCGAGAAAGATGTTGAAGGCCTGCACTTGCCTTAATAATGGCTGGAGCATCAAATGTCAGTGCTCAAGATTATGATACAGTTGACACAGAGTAGTTCCCTGTTAATTTCTTCTGGATCAAAGAAGAGTGGCCACATTAATTTATGCTGCAAAATGTCTGCTCAAATCTGCAACGCAAAATAGCAGAAATGCTCGATCTGACTTTGTGATTGAATACTGCTTTCTTGTCAGGCAAAAATTTCTAACTATATGTTGACAGGATCATTATAAAACCAGTTTAGAGCTCATCTATGAAGGAGATTGTACACCTACTTGTTCTATACAAAACCAGTTTGGAATTTTCTACCTTTGTTGTCAGATTACAGACactaaataatgataataatgtgCACATGGTGGGACTGTGTAGATCAAGTCCCGTCGATTACATGCATCATGAGCCAGTGGAGCCATTTCTACTGTCAACTATGATAGATGTATCATTGTGAGAAGAAAGGCTAATGAGAGTTCAGAAACACATCTCCAACTTCCTTCCCTGTATACTTCTGCTGCTGCCTGGAACAAGAAATGGAGCTTAGCAGTCACCTGCCTTTCCTAAGAAGACAAGATATACTAAAACAATCTCGAGACACTCTGCAATTTATTGCTTCAAGGGAAAATTTCCTGCAAGAAAAGCCCAAAAAAAGCCACCTGTATCTATCCACCTCTCTATCATTCCACCAGCCTTGTTCCTTGCAAGACTCCAATGACCAATCCATACTCCTCTCCAGAAGTTTTTGGCGTCTTCATCCATCTCACCGTTGCCATCACGCTAAATGCCTTGAAAGTGGTGTAATGTGGCGAAGTCGGAGCATAGCCTGTTGGTGTCACCAAGCACGCAATGCATCATATGAACTGCTCTAGAACACCCATAAAAAGCATCAGCAAGGGTCTTCTCTCTCCTCATCGAAGAGGTCTTCCTGTGTGCGGCTCATCCAACATGTCCATGATCAGATCATTGGCTTCCTTCTACCGTCGTAAGGTTTATCTCCTTGGTCAGCATGGACCTCGTTCTCACGGCATCATCGTGCGGCATACCCAAGGCCTGGCTACGCTGAATCGAGAGAGACGTAATCATTGCACAAAGATGTATGTACACAGTGAATCGAGCACTGACGCTGATGTCAGACAACCATCTTCGCACAGGCCTCCACCTCGATCCCCCCTCTCGACTTGGTATCTATCATCATCTCCTCTTTACATGCCCACCATGATGCAAAAACCCTCCATGGACTTTAAGCCTCTTTCAACCATTGCAATGTCGCAGGGCAAGATGGGTTCTCGGGTCTATGCTAACTCTGATACTACCATTCTGGGAAAAGAAATGGAGGACCTTATTGAGAATAGAAGGTACAGGAATCCCATCTCTGATCGCATTCGGAACAATCGTCAGGCCGTGAAACGTGGTCTTAACCTATTTCATTTTATTAGGTGAGGTGGAGATGGTCACAGACGCAGTGGAAGAAGTGTTCGAGGTGGTGGAGAAGGTGGCAATTGTTGTGGAGAAGGTCTCATCGGAGGTGGCAGAGAGGCTTCCTGAGGAGGGGAAGTTAAAAGATGCAGTGTTATCAGTCGAGCATGTATCGCGAGAAGCTGCAGAAGATGCTCACCTTGCAAAGGACATCATTCATAAGGTGACTTTGCCCACACACCAATTACTTTCTCCTCCTTTTACTGAATCAGAAAAGACATGGAAGCTTACTAGGTGAAGAAGATGAAGTTGACATGCATGTTGAGCCTCCTTCCTACTCACTTCATGAGATCTATCTGTTTAGGTTTGCTATGTCCATTTATGCTTGCTTCACGCACAAGTACAAGCAATTGGACTAAGCAGTTGAGGAGTGTGACCTTTTCCTTTCTGCCATTTAAATGCTCTAAAAGCAATCTCCAGTTTGACAATGTTCATTCATGGCAATGTGCAGTTGGATGAAGTGAAACAGGAGGTGGAGTTGCTCTTGGAGTCCGTCGTCGACGCAGGGAAGAAGGTAGATGGAAAGAAATAGATGTGAGGTAGAGGAATACTGCAAGAACGAAAAGGTGGCTCTTATGGAGGAAAttgaatattaaatatttaatattttatggaGGAAATTGAAATTGTCTAATTGGAATCCAAAAGCATTTTGGATCACTTATTCAATATTTTTTTCCAAATTATAATATGATTGAACAGATATTATAATTactattataataatttacatataTTATAATTATCGTCAACTTAGCTTCATTTTTCGgctataaaatcaaaataatttacaTATATTATAATTACTATTATTCATCGatgttttttccccctttttttttgctCGTGTACGCGTGCGATCGTCCCCATGTGCGCATCGGTTTCATCCACACGCATTGCAAACAATTCCTTGCAATCTGCACCACAGCTCGATCTTTACCACACATGACCAATAACAAATTCCATTCCTACTATTCGACTCGCGGATCGAATCATAGCACATGCAGACAATGGCATAATGGTAAAACTCTCGAAAGAATGAATCATAGCACATGCAGACAATGGCATAATGGTAAAACTTATGAAAGAATGAATCACTGGCTCATGTCCAACCGTACATCAAATGTCAATGATAAGGACCGCTCCACTCCAAGgacaaataatgataataataataatattaatatagagACAATAAATAGAGTTCAGTGGGGACGTCGCGAGGGGGAACCGCCACGGATCTACAGCGCGAGGGCCACCGCAGCTGCGGCGGCCACAACAGCGGTCCAGCTGACGGGAAGGGCGAAGGCGCCACTATCCCCTGCTGGCGTGGTGGGAGCAGTCGCAGGGGGGGTTGACACCGACGCCGGTGTGGACGCGGGCGACTCGGAGGGGCTCGCGGAGGTCGGCGGGCCGGGAGGGGATGCGGCAGGGGTCTTCGCTGAGGGAGCGGGTGACGGCGGAGTGGAGACGGGGGAGGTGGCTGGGGGTTTGACGGGGGCGGCGGCGGGGGGCTTCACGGGGGCCGTGGCGGGAGGCTTCGATGGGGCGGCGGCGGGGGGCGTCAAAGGAGCCGGAGCAGGGGGCTTCACTGGGGCCGTGGCGGGAGGCTTCGATGGGGCGGCGGCCGGCCCCTGGGCGAAGGAAACCACGGCGAGCGACATCAGGGCGAGCGCGAGCACGGAGAAGCGGATGGAAGCGACCGCCATTTCGAGATCAGGGAAGAGGCGAGAGACAGATCGAGATCAAGGGAGGTCGGGATGAGGGTTTCCACTGTGACGAGAGACGCGGTGGTGCGAGGGGTATATAAAGAGGAAAGGAAGCTTCGATATAATTGTATTTCCTGTTATTTTAATTCCTTACCTTAAGACGGTGATGACGGTGGCGGTTTGGTGGGGGAGTCTGTTTCGAGCTGTTCAAGGAGGGGAGACCGTTTCGCTTCTGGTGGCCATCTGATGAATAGCGGACGGCGACCGATCGGGTCCGCGCGTCCAACTCTACCGGATTCCGTCAAGCATCGGTTTCCGCGTTTCTTTTGGTGGACGAAGTCAGTCATTCACCCACTCGCCTGTCGCCGTGCCTAATACGCGGAGATCCATCGCGATGGAACGGTCGAACGTTGCCAGAGAATGTGAACGTTGGGGGAACACGAAGAAGCTGCGAGGAAGTCCAACTAGCCGTTTGAAGTAATCGAAAACAGAAAGCAAATGATCGATCATTCGTACCACGACGACTTTACCCGACAAATTACCTGGCTTCTGATTGGAGGCGGAGCTGAAGGGATCCACTTGCGGGCCCGGGTGAATGAGGTAGTGAGTTTAAGTTAAATCATCAAACTTGCGACAGATGGCATGCAGGTTTAATTTACAGATCGGTAACATGATTCGATCGATCTTTTCTTAGTAGGACAGCTGGAGAAGCACGTGGGAGGTTGGCACACAGTTGTGAGAGGGCTGTACCGCGCTGTGGCGAGTTGGCACGCGTCCGCGGCGAATCGGACGGCTGTGATCGGGGTGTCGTGATGATATGGGGAACGATTCCCGGA encodes:
- the LOC103991621 gene encoding uncharacterized protein LOC103991621, with translation MSMIRSLASFYRRKVYLLGQHGPRSHGIIVRHTQGLATLNRERRNHCTKMYVHSESSTDADVRQPSSHRPPPRSPLSTWARWVLGSMLTLILPFWEKKWRTLLRIEGEVEMVTDAVEEVFEVVEKVAIVVEKVSSEVAERLPEEGKLKDAVLSVEHVSREAAEDAHLAKDIIHKLDEVKQEVELLLESVVDAGKKVDGKK
- the LOC135628600 gene encoding uncharacterized protein LOC135628600 yields the protein MMPSPSSHDHVLRRSFSEQRSFPRSCNHSYRFYINLLITLFCVFLTLLQIQTVIRTSTAPFTFPSSYSAWPLLAHHVHNLIGELELRQRSTAEPRGNVTFLPLKDLRFAETAMVGNTWFMSSVNDTKEKGEAEYVYFPSKEMDGKLLCLGGGSASNGTMNSYALAPAEALPPNAKLLSGPTFVSDTFYSYDNIFHGISALAPFVAWHERKACVMPARWVLYQQGEIRRNLKSPWIRTLMEATFGPSMEIEQFRKSDEGPSCFEQAVVFRHNQGAMGRERKEKLYDLLRCNARAYCNITMEEDGLKAIRLTLLLRVGARSFKDDDAVIHIFRRECTKVEGCRLKIAHPNNLNFCDQVKLMSGTDILASPHGAQLTNMFFMDKNSSVMEFFPKGWLELAGVGQYVYRWLADWSGMRHQGAWNDPHGEPCPPGLTTSCFSFLKNQQLGHDEAFFSNWTARVLGETRRYKLQKPSTEAAQEREGHCKCG
- the LOC135628399 gene encoding root phototropism protein 3-like, yielding MWDPKVESCSEDRASYEESFDCDEVDDLKMDGFFLIDNSWYVTDDNPSDLLIRVGGTNFHLHQNPMVSRSGTVKGIIEDSSGGSELRMIELDDIPGGPDAFTLAAKFCYGFAIDLTPSNIAGLRCASEYLDMTEDLQEGNLAVKTEAFLSYVVFSSWKNAVAVLKSCESLSPWAENLQIVRRCSESIAWKACARPKEMKRSSSTWSSSSEERSPRSDLRQAPIHWWFEDVSTLRADHFAKVVTAMELKGMRSDLIGAAIMNYASTCLPDLCKRATTVADGNPNAQSRDRRLIVESLVAMIPATKNCVPCTFLLQLLRTAKTLQVEPAAIMELEKRVGMQLEQANLPDLLLSSDRESDALYDIDLMQRLVEHFVDQERTEMSVSEKHGYGVCSGPIRTSSKAKVAELLDGYLAEVSTDRNLPLAKFKVLARALPESARTRDDDLYRAVDSYLKVHPALAAHERMRLCQVMDCRKLSVDACAHAVKNERLPIRFAIQLLFSKQVTMTDSIAGSWIEGAHPMIPTKQRLLLQRDPRTQCSQEGSVAAEEVNKLSFELENMKAKHSALRRDMDGLHRALEEMSSSSSKPTTHSSVWARVGRKLGKMKMSRTER
- the LOC135629155 gene encoding lysine-rich arabinogalactan protein 19-like, which encodes MAVASIRFSVLALALMSLAVVSFAQGPAAAPSKPPATAPVKPPAPAPLTPPAAAPSKPPATAPVKPPAAAPVKPPATSPVSTPPSPAPSAKTPAASPPGPPTSASPSESPASTPASVSTPPATAPTTPAGDSGAFALPVSWTAVVAAAAAVALAL
- the LOC135628904 gene encoding E3 ubiquitin-protein ligase ATL31-like; this translates as MATANHRPTPALAHGTASLPLLVLTLVLVTPRCVDAQASQTPYSGYNVKIDPTIAALIIAFICGFFFLGFFSVYLRQCRSGSSSGTRPSGVVESGAVSRRTVRRGIDPEVLASFPTMAYSEAKEHKKGNDTLECAVCLSEFADEDTLRLLPRCSHVFHVDCIDIWLDTHVTCPVCRANLAEPAAAACESTPAEESGAMEEGDLEAGRPSVGYRRWHSTGHEGEEVDRYTLRLPEDIRREIFTAAGLRRAASVAEPRVRGVASGSGGYRRGWSGRWGFLLRTFSVRRRADGTAVEGSSKRVYPSVEAPLDLALGEGGGKSEPIKEGTKEKEAVVTESPSSSSSSSSATSSAMERF